One window from the genome of Pedobacter schmidteae encodes:
- a CDS encoding carboxypeptidase-like regulatory domain-containing protein: MKHLLRSVLIVFAAISIGFGQNKLTNSRESGYYTYIYQLTDKEAFSIASEGNKVINDGFMHSLVDSFYHVTMPNGLEKRFKKLAFGNYLVVKAVKNELEYQLKPKNNVVLQFINNNKDFQFTVTDLKGDALPNASVTIGKGKRVRHNHKAGLYIASSGARLKVITVLYNGISNYFTYEEEERYKPQPRAKNSRRLAKMNPMEESDGTVELKKKLYSGYLVFNKPMYKPLDTVKFKAYLLTTKGKLIQNKTLKVELQKEWNKPGLVLGSLNPYRDGGYTYSFELSDSLQLKLDRNYAIVLKEQVKSEWLEVYRNSFRYDDYELKSVNFSVRSDKDKHSPGSPVSLFLKAIDENELAVPDGRVEVVVKSDQISEFYDQQVFVKDTLWKTNVMLDPVGETKLVLPDSIFPKADMNFSVNFTFLNSNNERKTAYKSLRYTVDNQVVRSEFKKDSLHLDYLVKGKSVRQKAMVKISYPNTDVEDSLSVELPAAIKMNYQASDYAIKMADGYIDYVFMDDLKPELSVAAAQTKDSLRIVVNNPQRIPFWYTVFSGSKVFTRGYASQLDTLIKHNGSRAAEVKLNYIWDEKERSTEATAFFRPNVLNVKLLAPDLVYPGQTVNMQVKVTDVNDKPVGGTDVTAYAYTAKFKNGYAPGIPYFGRGYTARKLSPELEAELIGLSGKMKLDWEKWSKELNLDTIEYYKFTQTKDLYITTEATDEKNVAVIAPFVVSGGTIEPIHILYIDEVPVFFSQANQLQRYAFKILPGTHSIRMRTANHVVDLRNYEFEKGKKTILSVATDAPHNKASVHPVAAELDKSEAATLSNYVFRVENNFNGQKAVLVTDSNTYLLNLPGAGSTGNVNYDQVYRNGLQRPTADNSLLVGPFIENYLTVKSAGLQQTFIRESGYTYTFLPGLLKQKSYNTLFGFNTNLSSASGSSDYKQQPLKRAEIDSLWNEYLDLRSSTTSLFNNWGVNYGKDFGQLRMKVDTAISKKMSYLKNILIYKYDEPDFLMIYPGNASSFTRLEKGKYKMIYLFKDNRYFVAEAVDIKPNGVNYFEWKRVKIQQADSLSTKIDLQIKSVNLDRKSNSANEAQLSILYNINNKFFDKSTLSSTMTGRVIDAADKTPIHGVMIKVKGTDYGVVTASDGRFEIKVPKRGGLIFSYIGYDTKEVPVVNGNVGDVKLDASIAALEEVVVVGYGAQKKSNVTGSISSFVGASDKVVLRGIHTTSMDSFSKEMLIRSVREIGALGSTAPAPMIIVDGLSYNGDVSNLDPVTIANMNVLKGDEAIAIYGLKAAGGVIIIKTKGGNTALNAAGEPTQMQQTMRTNFSDYAIWQPELFTDADGKAAFTVEFPDDITNWTTHLIAMNGRKQGGVGQTNIKSFKTLSANFVSPSFALVGDSIRVIGKLMNYNNMEETVSRKFSYNGSELLNGRVSFKNAKIDTMAIVARGLKLSQTPANVTDSLSFEYTMKQDNGYFDGEVRKIPLLQAGVIETKGFFNAFTRDTTINYNFDPALGKVTLRAEASLFPTLLEEMEKLRNYEYLCNEQMASKLKALLLEKTVRKYLGQDFKEEKNIKVLLKKLQTNRLPQGTWGWWQNSSEEIWISLHVVETLLQAQKQGYEVLLDKDRLRRYLLDKMISNTSFDQIYGIRMLKALDEKYELKDWIVAIEKQRATLEAQNAKDRKANNKIPLLPEQPMYEKLQLMQLKQNAGMPVDMKWLLDHKNETMFGNSYWGQEVRYFWNNSIQNTLLAYQILKTNGGYRDELDRIQRYFLEQRKDGQWRNTYESSLILQTILPELMTTPGKKPEPASITLQKTENITAFPFNRVMEPNALTLSKKGDAPVYFTAYQQFNNPKPEKVSKDFTVKTVFEQNGEAVVRLKAGNLTNLKVEVDVRADADYVMIEIPIPAGCSYENKMQSFWGVETHREYFKHKTSIFCTHLKKGKYSFNISLMPRYSGSYTLNPAKAEMMYFPVFYGREGIKRITVN, translated from the coding sequence ATGAAGCATCTTTTACGCTCAGTGCTCATTGTTTTTGCAGCAATAAGCATCGGTTTTGGCCAAAACAAATTAACCAACAGCAGGGAATCTGGTTATTATACCTATATCTATCAATTAACCGATAAGGAAGCCTTCAGCATAGCTAGTGAAGGAAATAAGGTGATTAACGATGGCTTTATGCATAGTCTGGTCGATTCTTTTTACCATGTGACCATGCCCAACGGACTGGAAAAAAGGTTTAAAAAACTTGCTTTTGGTAACTACCTGGTTGTAAAGGCGGTGAAAAATGAACTGGAATATCAGCTGAAGCCTAAAAATAATGTCGTACTGCAATTTATCAATAACAATAAAGATTTTCAATTTACTGTTACCGATCTGAAAGGCGATGCCCTGCCGAATGCCAGTGTTACGATAGGCAAGGGGAAACGTGTCAGGCATAACCATAAGGCCGGATTGTACATAGCAAGTTCGGGAGCCCGCCTAAAAGTGATTACGGTATTGTACAATGGTATAAGTAATTATTTTACCTATGAAGAAGAGGAACGGTACAAGCCCCAGCCACGGGCAAAGAATTCCAGAAGGCTGGCAAAAATGAACCCAATGGAAGAATCCGATGGAACTGTTGAATTGAAAAAAAAGCTATACAGTGGCTACCTGGTTTTCAATAAGCCAATGTATAAACCACTGGATACGGTAAAATTTAAAGCTTATCTGCTAACCACCAAAGGAAAACTCATTCAAAATAAAACGCTAAAGGTTGAACTGCAGAAGGAATGGAATAAGCCCGGATTGGTGCTCGGCTCCTTAAACCCCTACCGGGACGGGGGCTATACCTATAGTTTTGAACTGTCCGACAGTCTGCAATTGAAACTCGACCGCAATTACGCCATTGTTTTAAAAGAACAGGTTAAAAGCGAGTGGTTAGAGGTATACAGAAACAGTTTCCGTTACGACGACTATGAGTTGAAATCAGTAAATTTTAGTGTCCGTTCGGATAAAGATAAACATAGTCCCGGTAGCCCGGTTAGCCTGTTTTTGAAAGCCATTGATGAAAATGAACTGGCTGTGCCCGACGGCCGTGTAGAAGTTGTTGTTAAAAGTGACCAGATCTCTGAATTTTATGATCAGCAGGTTTTTGTGAAAGATACATTATGGAAAACCAATGTAATGCTGGATCCTGTTGGCGAAACAAAACTGGTGTTGCCTGACAGTATCTTCCCAAAAGCTGACATGAATTTTTCGGTCAACTTTACTTTTCTAAACAGCAACAATGAACGTAAAACAGCTTACAAAAGCTTACGTTATACGGTTGACAATCAGGTTGTCAGATCTGAGTTTAAAAAGGATAGTCTGCATCTGGACTACCTGGTCAAAGGGAAGTCCGTAAGACAAAAGGCAATGGTGAAAATCAGCTATCCAAATACGGATGTAGAAGATTCTTTGTCGGTTGAACTGCCTGCTGCAATCAAAATGAATTACCAGGCAAGCGATTACGCTATAAAAATGGCTGACGGTTATATCGATTATGTTTTTATGGATGATCTGAAACCGGAGCTTAGCGTTGCGGCCGCGCAAACAAAAGACTCCCTGCGTATTGTCGTCAATAATCCGCAACGGATTCCTTTCTGGTATACTGTTTTTTCCGGTAGCAAGGTCTTCACCAGGGGATATGCCTCACAGCTGGATACCCTGATCAAACACAATGGATCCCGGGCTGCCGAGGTTAAGTTGAATTATATCTGGGACGAAAAAGAACGCAGTACAGAGGCTACTGCTTTTTTTCGGCCCAATGTTTTAAACGTAAAGCTGCTGGCGCCCGATCTGGTGTACCCCGGACAAACGGTCAACATGCAGGTAAAAGTAACCGATGTAAACGATAAACCGGTTGGCGGAACTGATGTGACCGCCTATGCCTATACCGCGAAATTCAAAAATGGTTATGCCCCCGGTATTCCCTATTTTGGGCGGGGGTATACCGCACGTAAATTAAGCCCCGAGCTGGAAGCCGAACTAATTGGTTTATCAGGCAAAATGAAATTAGATTGGGAAAAATGGAGCAAGGAGCTAAACCTGGACACGATTGAGTATTATAAGTTTACCCAAACAAAAGATTTGTATATCACTACGGAGGCTACAGATGAAAAAAATGTAGCTGTAATTGCGCCTTTTGTAGTTAGCGGAGGTACTATTGAACCGATCCATATTTTGTATATCGACGAAGTACCTGTGTTTTTTAGTCAGGCTAATCAGCTGCAACGGTACGCATTTAAAATATTGCCAGGTACGCATAGCATCCGAATGCGGACTGCCAATCATGTAGTGGATCTTCGCAACTATGAATTTGAAAAAGGAAAAAAGACTATTTTAAGTGTGGCAACGGATGCACCACATAACAAGGCAAGTGTACATCCAGTTGCAGCTGAATTGGATAAAAGTGAAGCAGCAACACTTTCTAATTATGTGTTCCGTGTCGAAAATAATTTTAATGGGCAAAAGGCAGTTCTGGTTACGGACAGTAATACCTATTTACTGAACTTGCCTGGGGCTGGCTCTACCGGAAATGTGAATTATGATCAGGTATACAGGAATGGTTTGCAAAGGCCTACCGCCGATAACAGCTTGCTTGTTGGTCCATTTATCGAAAATTACCTGACTGTTAAATCTGCCGGGTTGCAGCAGACATTTATCCGGGAGTCCGGCTATACTTATACTTTTTTGCCGGGTTTACTCAAACAAAAGTCTTACAACACGCTCTTTGGTTTCAATACCAATCTTTCTTCTGCATCGGGATCCAGCGATTATAAACAACAACCATTAAAACGAGCTGAAATAGATAGCCTTTGGAATGAGTATCTGGACTTAAGAAGTAGTACCACTAGCCTGTTTAACAATTGGGGTGTTAATTATGGCAAAGATTTTGGTCAATTGAGGATGAAGGTGGATACGGCTATTTCCAAAAAAATGTCTTATTTAAAAAACATACTTATTTATAAATATGACGAACCCGACTTTCTGATGATTTATCCGGGAAATGCCAGTAGTTTTACCAGACTGGAAAAGGGGAAATACAAAATGATTTATTTGTTTAAAGACAATCGTTATTTCGTCGCAGAAGCAGTAGACATTAAACCCAATGGTGTCAATTACTTTGAGTGGAAGAGGGTGAAAATTCAACAAGCCGATAGTTTGAGCACGAAAATAGACCTGCAAATTAAATCGGTAAATCTGGATAGAAAAAGCAATAGTGCGAACGAAGCTCAGCTCAGTATTCTGTATAATATCAATAATAAGTTTTTTGATAAATCTACGCTTAGCAGTACTATGACCGGAAGGGTGATTGACGCAGCAGATAAAACGCCAATCCATGGTGTAATGATCAAAGTCAAGGGAACTGATTATGGTGTGGTTACCGCAAGTGACGGACGATTTGAGATCAAAGTTCCTAAACGCGGTGGATTGATATTCAGTTATATAGGGTATGATACTAAGGAGGTGCCTGTAGTAAATGGAAATGTGGGTGATGTCAAACTGGATGCCAGTATTGCTGCACTTGAGGAGGTGGTGGTAGTGGGCTATGGGGCACAAAAAAAGAGCAACGTGACAGGTTCAATAAGCTCTTTTGTGGGCGCATCCGATAAAGTTGTGTTAAGAGGTATTCATACAACCTCGATGGATAGCTTTTCAAAAGAAATGTTGATCAGGAGTGTAAGGGAAATAGGTGCACTTGGTTCTACAGCTCCTGCACCAATGATAATTGTGGATGGACTGTCTTACAATGGCGATGTCAGCAACCTGGATCCGGTTACTATTGCCAATATGAATGTTTTGAAGGGTGACGAAGCAATTGCTATTTACGGCTTAAAGGCTGCAGGTGGAGTTATCATCATCAAAACCAAAGGCGGAAACACGGCTTTGAATGCTGCGGGCGAGCCTACCCAAATGCAGCAAACCATGCGCACAAACTTTTCTGACTATGCCATCTGGCAACCTGAATTATTTACCGATGCCGATGGAAAGGCGGCATTTACCGTGGAATTTCCCGACGACATCACTAATTGGACCACACATTTAATTGCCATGAACGGTCGCAAACAAGGTGGTGTAGGGCAAACCAATATCAAATCTTTCAAAACCTTAAGTGCCAATTTTGTTTCGCCATCCTTTGCCCTGGTGGGCGACAGCATCCGGGTGATTGGAAAATTAATGAACTATAACAATATGGAAGAAACGGTAAGCCGGAAATTCAGTTATAACGGTTCGGAGTTGTTAAACGGTAGGGTGTCCTTTAAAAATGCAAAGATTGATACGATGGCCATTGTAGCGAGAGGGCTGAAGTTGAGCCAGACACCCGCAAATGTTACAGATAGCCTTAGCTTTGAATATACCATGAAACAGGACAATGGTTATTTTGATGGTGAAGTGCGAAAGATACCTTTGTTGCAGGCAGGTGTTATCGAAACCAAAGGCTTTTTTAATGCCTTTACACGCGATACTACCATTAATTATAATTTTGATCCTGCGCTGGGAAAAGTAACGCTTAGGGCAGAAGCTTCTTTGTTTCCAACCTTGCTGGAAGAGATGGAAAAGCTGCGTAATTACGAATACTTGTGCAATGAACAGATGGCTTCCAAGTTAAAAGCCTTATTGCTAGAAAAAACGGTAAGAAAATATCTGGGTCAGGATTTTAAAGAAGAAAAGAACATCAAGGTCTTGCTAAAAAAATTACAAACCAACCGACTGCCTCAGGGTACCTGGGGCTGGTGGCAAAATAGCAGCGAAGAAATCTGGATCAGCCTGCATGTGGTAGAAACCTTATTGCAGGCCCAAAAGCAAGGCTATGAAGTGTTGTTGGATAAGGATAGGCTTCGTCGCTACCTGCTCGATAAAATGATTAGCAACACTTCATTTGATCAAATTTATGGCATAAGAATGCTAAAAGCATTGGACGAAAAATATGAATTGAAGGACTGGATCGTTGCGATAGAAAAACAAAGGGCTACATTGGAAGCGCAAAACGCTAAAGATAGAAAGGCCAATAATAAAATTCCGCTTTTGCCCGAACAGCCAATGTATGAGAAGTTACAATTGATGCAGTTGAAACAAAACGCAGGGATGCCGGTGGATATGAAATGGCTACTTGACCATAAAAATGAAACCATGTTTGGCAATAGCTATTGGGGACAGGAAGTACGGTACTTTTGGAATAACAGCATTCAAAATACACTATTGGCCTACCAGATTTTGAAAACCAATGGTGGCTACCGGGATGAATTGGATCGCATCCAGCGTTATTTTTTAGAGCAGCGTAAGGACGGGCAATGGCGCAATACCTACGAATCGTCATTAATTTTGCAGACCATATTGCCCGAATTGATGACTACACCAGGTAAAAAACCTGAGCCCGCATCCATTACCCTCCAAAAAACAGAAAACATTACCGCATTTCCATTTAACAGAGTGATGGAGCCAAATGCCTTAACCCTGAGCAAAAAGGGTGATGCACCGGTTTATTTTACAGCTTATCAGCAGTTCAATAACCCTAAACCCGAAAAAGTAAGTAAAGACTTTACCGTAAAAACAGTTTTTGAACAAAATGGTGAGGCTGTTGTCAGGTTAAAAGCGGGTAACCTAACCAACTTAAAAGTTGAGGTTGATGTGCGCGCCGATGCGGATTATGTGATGATCGAAATCCCTATCCCGGCTGGCTGTTCGTACGAAAATAAAATGCAGAGCTTTTGGGGAGTAGAAACTCATCGGGAGTACTTTAAACATAAAACATCTATCTTTTGTACCCATTTGAAGAAAGGGAAGTATAGTTTTAACATCAGCTTGATGCCAAGGTATTCCGGTAGTTATACCTTGAACCCGGCCAAAGCCGAAATGATGTACTTTCCGGTGTTTTACGGTAGGGAAGGGATCAAAAGAATCACAGTTAATTAA
- a CDS encoding WD40 repeat domain-containing protein, which produces MITHLHTLTGHQNPIYALANSNRENVFFSAGNDKGVVEWSLDTMSFTKVIVPVQSSVYALHTYENLLFIAQRSGLIQVFDLAEQKIIATLSFHQKGVFDVKTIRSKNELISTGEDGTVAVWSLTDFSLLYNFPVIQNTVRTIALSNNEKEVALGCKDGIIRIYNSEDYALIKTIEGHKFAVTALQYAPNGSYLISGSRDAQLKIWDLPDYCLRQSVPAHMFSVYSIVFHPSRPYFATCSQDKSIKLWDSHNFKLYKILSLEKNTPGHIHSINKLMWSTDGRYLISTGDDRQVMVWDFVP; this is translated from the coding sequence ATGATTACACACCTGCATACACTTACTGGTCACCAGAACCCCATTTATGCTTTAGCCAACTCTAACCGGGAAAACGTTTTTTTCAGTGCAGGAAATGACAAAGGGGTAGTAGAATGGTCGTTAGACACCATGTCTTTTACAAAAGTGATAGTGCCGGTACAAAGTTCGGTATATGCCTTGCATACTTATGAAAACCTACTTTTTATTGCCCAACGTAGTGGACTGATTCAGGTTTTCGATTTAGCAGAGCAAAAAATCATAGCTACTCTAAGCTTTCATCAGAAGGGGGTTTTTGATGTGAAAACAATTCGTTCCAAAAATGAGCTCATTAGCACAGGCGAAGACGGAACAGTAGCTGTATGGTCATTGACTGACTTTTCATTACTGTATAATTTCCCCGTAATACAAAATACTGTCCGTACCATAGCACTAAGCAACAACGAGAAAGAAGTGGCTTTGGGCTGTAAAGATGGCATCATCCGCATTTACAATTCGGAAGATTATGCCTTGATAAAAACGATTGAGGGGCATAAGTTTGCCGTTACGGCCTTACAGTATGCACCCAATGGCAGCTACCTGATTTCGGGTAGCAGGGATGCCCAATTAAAAATATGGGACCTACCTGATTATTGCTTAAGGCAAAGTGTACCGGCTCACATGTTTAGTGTTTACAGCATTGTTTTTCACCCCAGTCGGCCTTATTTTGCGACCTGTAGTCAGGACAAAAGCATTAAGCTGTGGGACAGCCATAATTTTAAACTGTATAAAATCTTAAGCCTCGAAAAAAATACGCCTGGCCATATTCACTCCATCAATAAGTTGATGTGGAGTACCGATGGTCGTTATTTAATTTCTACAGGCGACGACAGACAGGTAATGGTATGGGATTTTGTCCCATAA
- the hisIE gene encoding bifunctional phosphoribosyl-AMP cyclohydrolase/phosphoribosyl-ATP diphosphatase HisIE: MTIDFEKTQGLVPVIIQDVQTLEVLMLGYMNQEAWNKTQAEGKVTFFSRSKNRLWTKGEESGNFLFVKEIHIDCDNDTILIKASPVGPTCHTGSRSCFKTNYNQNFIFELEQIIADRYEHPSEESYVNKLRAKGLNKIAQKVGEEGVETVIAALNETDVDFVNESSDLIFHLLVLLREKGKTLADIGLNLEGRHKK; this comes from the coding sequence ATGACAATAGATTTTGAAAAAACGCAGGGTTTAGTACCTGTCATTATACAGGATGTGCAAACCCTTGAGGTTTTAATGCTGGGCTATATGAACCAGGAAGCCTGGAACAAGACGCAGGCAGAGGGTAAGGTTACCTTCTTTTCGCGCAGCAAAAACAGGTTGTGGACCAAAGGTGAAGAAAGCGGCAATTTCCTATTTGTAAAAGAAATACATATTGACTGTGATAACGACACGATATTGATTAAAGCATCCCCCGTTGGCCCTACCTGCCATACCGGATCGCGTAGCTGCTTTAAAACCAATTATAACCAGAACTTTATTTTTGAACTGGAGCAGATCATTGCCGACCGCTATGAGCACCCTTCGGAAGAATCCTATGTAAACAAACTAAGGGCAAAGGGATTGAATAAAATAGCCCAAAAAGTAGGTGAAGAAGGGGTAGAAACTGTTATTGCAGCGCTGAATGAAACGGATGTAGATTTTGTAAATGAAAGCTCCGATCTGATATTTCATTTACTGGTATTGCTGAGAGAAAAAGGGAAAACCCTTGCTGATATTGGCTTAAACCTGGAAGGCCGGCATAAGAAATAA
- the hisF gene encoding imidazole glycerol phosphate synthase subunit HisF → MLSKRIIPCLDVKDGRTVKGVNFVDLKDAGDPVELAWQYAQQGADELVFLDITATHERRGTTIEMVKSVARQLNIPFTIGGGITSVADAEALLNSGADKISINSAAVRNPQLIEDLAKAFGVQFVVLAVDTKLIEGRNMVHLNGGRLMTDLQTEEWISQAVDLGAGEILLTSMDHDGTKNGFDCLLLDKVAQLVNIPVIASGGAGKVEHFTEVFLQTGVDAALAASVFHFGEIPIPYLKEELKKHNIPVRL, encoded by the coding sequence ATGTTAAGTAAACGCATCATTCCCTGCCTGGATGTTAAAGACGGGCGGACGGTTAAAGGAGTAAATTTTGTAGACCTTAAGGATGCAGGCGATCCGGTTGAGCTCGCCTGGCAGTATGCACAGCAAGGCGCCGACGAGCTGGTTTTTCTGGACATTACGGCTACGCATGAGCGCCGCGGAACGACCATTGAAATGGTCAAATCTGTAGCCCGGCAATTGAACATCCCCTTTACCATTGGCGGAGGGATTACTTCGGTTGCAGATGCAGAAGCCCTTTTAAACTCGGGTGCCGACAAGATCAGCATCAATTCGGCAGCAGTTAGAAACCCGCAATTGATTGAGGACCTGGCCAAAGCTTTCGGGGTACAGTTTGTAGTATTGGCTGTTGATACCAAATTGATTGAAGGCCGCAATATGGTACACCTGAACGGCGGCAGGTTAATGACCGATTTGCAAACGGAGGAGTGGATTTCGCAAGCTGTTGATTTAGGTGCGGGCGAGATATTACTGACCTCGATGGACCATGATGGCACTAAAAATGGGTTTGATTGTTTGTTGCTGGATAAGGTTGCTCAATTGGTGAACATACCGGTGATTGCATCGGGTGGCGCAGGTAAAGTGGAACATTTTACAGAAGTATTTTTGCAAACGGGTGTAGATGCCGCATTGGCCGCCTCAGTTTTCCACTTCGGTGAAATTCCTATCCCCTATTTAAAAGAAGAATTAAAAAAACACAACATACCGGTAAGGCTATGA
- the hisA gene encoding 1-(5-phosphoribosyl)-5-[(5-phosphoribosylamino)methylideneamino]imidazole-4-carboxamide isomerase: MYIIPAIDILDGKVVRLTEGDYNQKTVYDVSIAEMIETYRSNGTEFIHIIDLNGAKGDFSNQAALFEIIRKTDMRVQYGGGIRTIKQVTDLLDAGIHRVIVGTQAITNPDFLQELSTEVGKKYDYANRIVIAIDVLDEVIKYSGWMESSPIKLMDYVDKCLQLGFFRFLCTDINKDGKLGGAAMDLYRKLLDHSPFIKLIASGGVSSMADIEELATLDIRSVVVGKAIYENRITIEEIKDWNLKQMTSL; the protein is encoded by the coding sequence ATGTACATTATTCCTGCAATTGATATTTTAGATGGCAAGGTTGTTCGCCTTACAGAAGGCGACTACAACCAGAAAACAGTATACGATGTTTCCATCGCTGAAATGATAGAGACCTATCGGTCTAATGGTACAGAATTTATACATATCATTGATTTAAATGGTGCTAAAGGCGACTTCAGCAACCAGGCTGCTTTATTTGAAATCATCAGAAAAACCGATATGCGCGTTCAGTATGGTGGCGGTATCCGTACCATCAAACAAGTAACGGATTTATTGGACGCCGGTATTCACCGCGTTATTGTGGGTACCCAAGCCATCACCAATCCCGACTTTTTACAGGAACTGAGTACCGAGGTGGGCAAAAAATACGATTATGCAAACCGCATTGTAATTGCTATTGATGTACTTGATGAAGTCATTAAATATTCTGGATGGATGGAAAGTTCGCCAATCAAATTAATGGACTATGTGGACAAATGTCTGCAACTGGGCTTTTTCCGCTTCCTGTGTACCGACATCAATAAAGATGGTAAACTGGGAGGTGCTGCTATGGACCTGTACAGAAAGTTATTGGATCACTCGCCCTTCATCAAACTGATTGCCTCGGGTGGGGTAAGTTCTATGGCTGATATTGAAGAACTGGCTACCCTTGATATCCGCTCGGTAGTGGTGGGTAAAGCCATTTACGAAAACAGAATTACTATTGAGGAGATTAAAGACTGGAATTTAAAACAAATGACCTCTTTATAA
- the hisH gene encoding imidazole glycerol phosphate synthase subunit HisH yields the protein MIGIVNYGAGNIFSLTSALDRLGLPFGMINTEADLDKYTHIIIPGVGHAGAAMNKLAQTGLVNAIKALKKPVLGICVGMQLLTEHSEEGNAELMGIIPIQTRLFDKDQGIKIPHMGWNNIHHQNNLLFDGVKNDTQFYFVHSYFIEYNATFDIATANYGMPFSAAVQKDNFYGVQFHPEKSGIAGERLLKNFSNLKQ from the coding sequence ATGATAGGAATTGTAAATTATGGTGCGGGCAACATCTTTTCGCTGACTTCAGCGCTGGACCGGTTGGGCCTGCCTTTTGGCATGATCAACACCGAAGCTGACCTGGATAAATATACTCACATCATCATTCCCGGTGTAGGTCATGCTGGTGCTGCCATGAACAAACTGGCTCAAACGGGATTGGTAAATGCCATCAAAGCCTTAAAAAAACCTGTGCTGGGCATCTGCGTAGGCATGCAGCTGCTTACAGAACATTCGGAAGAAGGAAATGCCGAATTAATGGGCATCATACCCATACAAACGCGGTTATTTGATAAGGATCAAGGGATTAAAATTCCGCACATGGGATGGAATAACATCCATCACCAAAACAATTTGTTATTTGACGGTGTTAAAAACGATACACAATTTTACTTTGTTCATTCGTACTTTATTGAATATAACGCTACTTTTGACATCGCGACTGCAAACTATGGGATGCCGTTTTCGGCAGCAGTGCAAAAAGATAATTTCTACGGCGTGCAGTTCCACCCAGAGAAATCTGGTATCGCCGGAGAGCGTTTATTAAAGAATTTTTCAAACTTAAAACAATAA
- the hisB gene encoding bifunctional histidinol-phosphatase/imidazoleglycerol-phosphate dehydratase HisB, whose amino-acid sequence MKKVLFIDRDGTLITEPEDEQIDSFAKLVFYPRALFYLSKIAKELDYDLVMVTNQDGLGTNSHPEENFWPVHNFIMSTFEGEGVRFSEVIIDKTFAHENAPTRKPNTGLLQHFLGEGYDLANSFVIGDRINDVILAKNLGAKAIWLRNNDLLGANEALEKADTLGDIIALQTQHWVDIYTFLRAGSRVVAHERNTNETKINIDIDLDGTGKADIHTGLNFFDHMLDQIARHGSIDLKIKTVGDLHIDEHHTIEDTGIALGEAFAKAIGNKLGLERYGFCLPMDDCLAQAAIDFGGRAWLVWDADFKREKVGDMPTEMFYHFFKSFSDAAKCNLNIKAEGDNEHHKIEAIFKAFAKAIKVAIKRDPDKLVLPSTKGVL is encoded by the coding sequence ATGAAAAAAGTACTTTTTATAGATAGAGACGGCACCCTGATTACTGAACCGGAAGATGAACAGATAGATTCATTTGCCAAACTGGTGTTTTACCCACGGGCCTTGTTTTACCTTTCCAAAATTGCCAAAGAACTGGATTACGACCTGGTAATGGTAACCAACCAGGATGGACTGGGTACAAACTCGCATCCAGAAGAAAATTTCTGGCCGGTGCACAACTTTATCATGAGCACATTTGAAGGTGAAGGTGTACGGTTCAGTGAAGTGATCATCGACAAAACTTTTGCCCATGAAAACGCCCCGACACGAAAACCTAATACAGGTTTACTGCAGCATTTTTTAGGCGAAGGCTATGACCTGGCCAATTCTTTTGTGATTGGCGACCGCATTAATGACGTGATTCTGGCCAAAAACTTAGGCGCAAAAGCCATTTGGCTGCGCAATAATGACCTGTTGGGTGCCAATGAGGCGCTGGAAAAAGCAGATACGCTTGGTGATATCATTGCCCTTCAAACTCAGCATTGGGTAGATATTTATACTTTTTTGAGGGCTGGAAGTAGAGTGGTTGCGCATGAACGCAATACCAATGAGACCAAAATCAACATTGATATTGATCTGGACGGTACTGGTAAAGCAGATATCCATACCGGACTGAACTTTTTTGACCATATGCTGGACCAGATTGCCCGTCACGGTAGTATTGACCTGAAGATTAAAACGGTGGGCGACCTCCACATTGACGAGCACCACACCATTGAAGATACCGGCATTGCCCTCGGTGAAGCTTTTGCCAAAGCAATAGGCAATAAATTGGGACTTGAGCGCTATGGTTTCTGCCTGCCTATGGACGATTGCCTGGCGCAGGCGGCTATTGATTTTGGTGGTCGTGCCTGGCTGGTTTGGGATGCTGATTTTAAACGCGAAAAGGTAGGTGATATGCCGACTGAAATGTTTTATCATTTCTTTAAATCGTTTAGCGATGCCGCCAAATGCAATTTGAACATTAAAGCTGAGGGCGATAACGAACATCATAAAATTGAAGCCATCTTTAAAGCTTTTGCCAAAGCAATTAAAGTGGCTATTAAACGCGACCCGGATAAATTAGTCTTACCAAGTACCAAGGGGGTATTGTAA